One Gadus chalcogrammus isolate NIFS_2021 chromosome 7, NIFS_Gcha_1.0, whole genome shotgun sequence genomic window, GAGACAGAAGAGGAGACAGGGTGTCAAATTGTGCCTCCTGGGATTAGGGTGGAGGTTGAGATGGAgtcaggggtgggggtggtgggggagacaAGGggcttctccctctttctctttgtctctgctctctctctctctctctctctctctctctctctctctctctctctctctctctctcgcaacgGAAATCTTTTATTGAATCTTTGAAACAAACTGTGTAAAATATCGTAATAAACGGCCAAATAATAACTAGGTCAAATCAAAAACGAGGTCACAGAGTGTTCGATGAACAAGTTTGTCCCTAGTGTTTATATTCATTCAAGTCTAAATCTAAAATAACGAATACAAAATACACGGCAAAATACACGGCAAAATacacggcaaaaaaaaaaaaagtctacgGCAGTGGTTTTCAAAGTGTGGGGCGCGCCctccctggggggcgccagagttcttcagggggggcgcgacgtgagaaaaaaattaaCCCGAAGAaaccctgaaagtcgatgattcaaatcatcaatcgtacttcaactgtagaagtaacataactaaatcaattttcaaccgtttatcttcgtgcaaaccatttaataAATCTACACACATGTATCTTCAATCATATCtgaacagaatttcgatatcatttaaaatttcttcagaatcacagttttagtttcataccgcatcgttttcagctgttttcattgtagacgtcagcccattctgatacagctacttctagacatcgtaactcattaatttttcgaccgtttaccatcattcaaaccattaaacaaatctacacacttgtatcttcaatactatcgaaaAGGAATTtttatagcatttatacttttttcagaatcacagtcttagtttcaaaccggcatcgttttcagttgcttataacaaagctgcaaacttgtcgcttttcggcgacaatcgccgttttcttggtcaatttggtcattcacgtgaatcgtgtagaaccggagagttttgtttttttgggggggggggggtccagaattgcgaacaattattggatcattcttataattgacatttctctgggccaatcggaatctcagcacttgcttcagaatctttcttataattgacatttctctgggtTCGCCATTGGATGAGGCGGTCGCCTGGCTACCGCGCATGCGCATCCGCATGCGCATGCATGCGGCCAAACAACGCAAGAGAGCTTGCGAAACACTCGTCtagaggggtgttccacaaacggaggtttaacaaacactgagttaacgctgaactctaggttgattgaccctgtgccgaccaacccagagttttcggttccacagcagcggttatgcattagttcaaccaactcggggttggttaacacagggttgtgcgcgtcaccgccaaacctaaaaagacgtgatgtatggatcatggaaaccctgatcgaaatggcgaaacgggccgcttatttcaatgaaatggaacttcaggttctcctggggagctatgacgaggagaaggacattatcacatgaaaagggaacgctaaagcctctgcaacccggagaaccaaagcctggcagcggatcgctgaccgcgtaaatgcgttagttacacgtcaaaagcatgatccttaatatttgagccatgaatatataaatatcccagttaagcattcttaaagatcctactacataacccctttcttctaaaaaaaagatgtactccgatggcttccaagcggtcagcggatcaagtataaaaatgaagtataaaaaacataaaaaactggtaagcttttcccaccatcgtattggtataaatttaaataagcaatttttttaagccaatcgtgaaaggtcgacagtcggcagactggatctggccctcaaattgtcttaaccccggtggaggagctgttaataaacataatttcagggcgccctggcatggagggggtacctggaggtaccaggggccataccccactggttgaatgtaggtttttgtgttttcttgtattttagattttttttgccttcgaagtaacacatgcaaaccatgtgcttgccacagcgcatactattgtttatttttttggtaactgggtagaaaacctaaaagtgacaattcatcaacttcacagaataataattgttttttgtctctccaataataagtaaaaataataataataaaaaaattgtgacagttgtaaataaaatattttttataagcctCAAGGATGTTTTGACATTGTTTTTTGATAAAGTATGCTGAGTTTTGTTAAGTCACGCTCAGACTAGTGTCATTTgtatattacaataaaaaaaaaatccccccgtgacactgtcactttttttcctctgaggagtttgcaggtctgttataataatttaggtcaccatagcaacgccggtaaacaaacgccgccgaatagtcgaatctctggactgaaaaagcagatctgattcgactcagaaaattcagagtcggggaccctgaattaatctgtgtaaactggcagtttacacagattaagatgttcaaatgtatttaaaaaaggttaagctaaaacatgcttagataaagttgttaaattgtgttaagaaatgtgtttaaaaacgcacaaagatgttgtaatgtttcagaaatatgtttaaaatgtttaaaaaatatgtttaaaaaatatgtttaaaaaatatgtttcaaatgttttaaaattatgatcagagatgtttaaaatgtgtaaaataattaagatagctttcaaaacacaggtatttagaacatttattttggggggggggggggggggggggggggctcagctgaattttttctctgagggggggctcactctctcacactttggtctacggggaatgggttaacctagtgatggttagtgcttggcacttggttatatgaacatcctcactgtacccacagatatatattgctgtttctctttctcctgacaaacagacttattgtgagtcgctctggataaaagcgtctgataaacgcCCTGAATATGAATGTTAATATCCATAAGAAGCACTCTGGACTGATATTATTCCAGAATTGTTCCAGAGAACTGACTCATAGTTTCCATAGCAGCACAACATCTTAGGATGTGATGTGAATGAAAGTTGATTTTGAAGATGTTAAAATGGATTAGCATGACTTCGCTCTGTCGGAGGTATCAAAGCAGCCACTGAGGCTCATTGCTCATTTTAAATTGGCTTTCATTGATCTGGCTTCTCCCCATCACTGACGGAGCattcaccctgtgtgtgtgtagagagaagggggagggatggagggagggaggtagagacggagagagagagggggagagacagagagcaggagagagagagagagagagagagagagagagagagagagagagagagagagagacagagagagagagagagagacagagacagagagagagagagacagagagagagagagagagggacagagagagacagagagcaggagagagagagaaagagagagagagagagagagagagagagagagagagggagagggagagggagagagacagagagcaggagagggagagagagggggagagacaaagagcaggagcgagagagagagagagagagagacagagagagagagagagacagagacagagagagagagagacagagagagacagagacagagagagagagagacagagagacagagagagagagagagagagagaggagggaggtgagagagggggagagacagagagcaggagagagagagaaagagagacagagagagagagagagagagagcgggagagggagagggagagagacagagagcaggagagggagcgagagagagagagagagagagagagggggggggagagacagtgagcaggagagggagagagggagtgagagagagagggagagagggagggagggagggagggagggagtgagtgagtggtctTCCTTCAGTTGTTTTCAGAGATTTCACCAGGCACCACCAGGTCAGCCCCTGGGAGTCAAACTGTCTTTAACAGTTTAACAGTCTAACTTGTAAAACTAACATATTTTCTGAGCCAGTCAGTGGGACGCACCCCCAACGCACCTCGACTCCACACCTCAATGTCTctgaagacagacagagctaCACTCTTCGTTATGGAGGACTCACACCGTTTTATTTGGCTTTAACCAGCGAACAggactctcccccccccccccccccccccccccccccccccccccccttgtgggGGCGACAGTACATCTGTTACCACGGCGACCGTGAGGGCCGCTAATGATTTATTGTGAGAGCAAAAGCAGAGCAGGGGTCAGCGTTTAATGATAGACTCCCACTGACTGGCTGTTTAATgatgctctccccctctctctctctctctctctctctctctctctctctctctctctctctttctctcctcccctccccctctctcccccctaggATGAGGGCTGTTCTTGTCttcctgctggtctctctcctctccatcagcGCCGTCGACTCCGCCGGTAAAAACAGGAAAGGTGAgtttctctctcttgtccaaTCCGATCGCTCCGCCGCccagggtttgaacccagacgTTGTGGTATCTGATCGCTCCAGCGTGACGCTCTCTCCCCGTCTAGAGAAAACCAAGGCGCCAAAGACCGGAACGGAGTGCAGCGATTGGCGCTATGGCAACTGTGTCCCTAGCAACGGAGACTGTGGGGGGGGCTTCAGGGAGGGGGCGTGTGAGCAGCAGACCAGGAAGATGAAGTGTAAGGTCCCTTGCAACTGGAAGAAGAACTTTGGGGGTGaggacgcccacacacacacacacacacacacacacacacacacacacacacacacacacacacacacacttctctgaCGGGCTCATGAAGTTGTACTGAATCAAATTTGctggaggagataaagagaaacacatcggagaggaaaggaggagaagaacgGAGAATGATGAACTGATTAATGACAATGTGGATTAAGAGGACGTTTTAACCAACCCGTTCTCTCtggttccccctcccccccccccccccccccccccccccagcggacTGTAAGTACCGGTTCGAGACGTGGGCGGAGTGTGACCCAGCCTCTGGCTTAAGGGCCCGCTCAGGAACCCTTAAGAAGGCCCTCTACAACGCAGAGTGTCTGCCCACCATCTCCGTCACCAAGCCCTGTGCTGCCGGCAAGACCAAGACCAGGACTAAGGGTAAGAGTAAGGACTAAGGaatagaccaggaccaggactaagGGTAAGAGTAAGGACTAAGGGTTAAGACCAGGACTAAGGGTAAGAGTAAGGACTAAGGaatagaccaggaccaggactaagGGTAAGAGTAAGGACTAAGGGTTAAGACCAGGACTAAGGGTAAGAGTAAGGACTAAGGaatagaccaggaccaggactaagGGTAAGATTAAGGACTAAGGGTTAAGACCAGGACTAAGGGTAAGAGTAAGGACTAAGGGTTAAGACCAGGACTAAGGGTAAGAGTAAGGACTAAGGGTTAAGACCAGGACTAAGGGTAAGAGTAAGGACTAAGGGTTAAGACCAGGACTAAGGGTAAGAGTAAGGACTAAGGGTTAAGACCAGGACTAAGGGTAAGAGTAAGGACTAAGGGttaagaccaggaccaggactaagGGTAAGGTTAAGACCAGGACTAAGGGTAAGGTTACTGACCAAGTACAGGACTAAGGGTAAGGTTAAGACCAGTACTTAGGGTAAGGTTAAGACCAGGACTAAGGGTAAGGTTAAGACCAAGACCAGGACTAAGGGTAAGGTTAAGACCAAGACCAGGACTAAGGTTAAGGGTTAAGACCAAGAGCAGGACTAAGGGTAAGGTTAAGACCAAGACCAGGACTAAGGGTAAGGTTAAGACCAAGACCAGGACTAAGGGTAAGGTTAAGACCGAGACCAGGACTAAGGGTAAGGTTAAGACCGAGACCAGGACTAAGGGTTAAGGTAATGGGTTACATGACGTGTTCCAAAATGAAACCAGGTTACCAACGAGAATGTTCTGCCAGGGAACCGAACGGACTGCAGTGCTTATGAGCGTCAGTCATCTCCACCGGACCACTGAGACCACGTCTATCACCTAACCTGTGGTGGACAGTGTCATTACCGAGAAATGGCTACACGCATTTCCATGGAGATGTCAACCACAAGCAGAAATTctgtctgctaaacgccctgaatgtgaatgtaaatgtatatcCAGGGATATTAACATGTGCTTAACAGTTCTTCTGTGATGTTCTTCTTCACATTCTCAGGGAAGAAGGCGAAGCCACAGGACAACTAGTGCGAAGAGCTGGAAGGAGGAAGACCTGGGAACGGACTGAGGATAATTGGTTCGGACGCAACATCTATTGGAACTTAGCTGATTTCTTCAACGTAAACCAATGTCTGCGcttaaaagtgttgcagcaAAAAGTGATTTAATATTAATTTTAGATTTTAAATTCCCTGCTTTATGCTGAGTAGATTACCCGTATTTTGGGTGGTATTTGCGTTGGAAGTTTTAAACACAAGATTAGTTTTTCATTTCTAATTTAGGAGCTTTTAGAGTAAAATGGATTTTtaactaaaacaaaacaaaaaagtgtTCGGGCGAGCacttgtatttttcttaaaaTGTAGATTATTTTGGCCcacaaatgtttacattttattaacAGAGGCCATTTTAACAAATAGAAATGTTATTTGTTATACATATATTTGCTAACAACTTTTTATTGGTGGTGCTCACATGAATGATTAAACATCTTCTTTTTCTCAAAATTAAGTTGTTGTTTGTTCTGGTAAATGTTTAATTATCCAGTTAAGTCTAAATTTTGGATTTCATCCATTTTCCACTGCatcacttaaaggttgggtatgggatttgcgaaatgccagcagattttgaaaacacacaactcaaatggtcctaccccctctccttcaacgctgactctgactccacccactccaagtacatggacgcgcaagcacacacgagccattagctagttagctagctccagtagctaccgcaggataacaacaaacagaagcttgctctgggtcaggagctttgagtacgtgcacgaaggggtcacgcggggagcgggggcggggagtgcagtacgaccgtttgattgacgtacttactgtccaatgccactcggtgggtctggaaattattggctggagtttttcgagccctgcccgttccacagatgattgacttgtttaatgttcatgtcATTCCTattaactcagtggctgtaagtgggttatgatagggatttcaagtaattttgcaaaaatggccaaaaaagagaattccatagccaacctttaaataaattCTAGTCAATAATCCCCCAAAAGGTTGATAGCTTTGAATAGatttatatctatttatatcATATCATTCAAGTtctcttgtttaaatgttaaacTCATAATTTAAGTTAAAATGGAGGCGTGGTCGATATGTCGCCAATCAATGTTTTTCCATTACTACAGTAGTACATTTTTACAAGTTACTGTCCTTAACTTCACTGAAGAACGTTGACTTAGTACGTTTGATGACGGAAACCGACGCTGTACATTTGAGACACAATCAAACAACCTCGAACACCAGTCAAATCCCCCTTCCAGAATATTTATTCAAATATAAACACGGTACTATTAAAATACAACTCATGTCAACACCTCATTCCAAACACGGGGTACTGGGGCAGGGGGCGGACCACTGGAACCCATCAGCTAATCAGATCGGTTTGATGACATTACACCAGATCCCAACCTGGGGGGTGCCTCTGACAGTGCGCCCGGGCCTGACTTTATAACAGCTCATCCGAGCGTGAAAGAACTATTTTAGATCTCACGGGCCTCGCGACTGAAAATAGAGCTGTCgctaaaggccgatttagggtcgttttagacgcagagacgtaagcacgtaatttacacaagggacttgttttagacaagttttgatttacggttcctttaaggttccttaaggattgcgcgtgttgcaaggggattctccgccagaacagggggagcaacgaacgaatctgtgggcgtggaagtggaaatcgctggcttgtttatatttataattatcataattcgttcttgtgttttcttcttctccttcttcaaaattcttcattcgcttctgtcacggccttttaaaaatggcgctattatgctgtaaaaccggaaatgtgagactcctgaaaatatgtggttagctggccaatcacagtctttgcgagctgcgtagggccgtagtgttttagtcgcatagtcaggaattctgggcgacgcacttaagcacgtaagggg contains:
- the LOC130386652 gene encoding midkine-A-like, with product MRAVLVFLLVSLLSISAVDSAGKNRKEKTKAPKTGTECSDWRYGNCVPSNGDCGGGFREGACEQQTRKMKCKVPCNWKKNFGADCKYRFETWAECDPASGLRARSGTLKKALYNAECLPTISVTKPCAAGKTKTRTKGKKAKPQDN